A genomic region of Bactrocera dorsalis isolate Fly_Bdor chromosome 3, ASM2337382v1, whole genome shotgun sequence contains the following coding sequences:
- the LOC105223850 gene encoding putative sodium-dependent multivitamin transporter: MMEPSFDGWDFAVLITVLSISTSIGIYYRYTGGKQKTIKEYLLADQSMSTFPVAVSLMASFMSSISLLGISNESYQFGTMFCIINLSYIISTPIIAYLFLPVFYRMRTMSVYEYLERRFGHSTRLAASIAYSMQMILYTGIVLYAPALALEAVTGVSKVTAISAIGLICTFYSTIGGLKAVLITDVFQSLLMFAAIYAVIVVSAIKAGGLAPIWQIAEERNRIYFTDFSLDPTVRHSWLSLIIGGMVIYMSVNAVNQVQVQRLLSVRNLKSAQAAIWWNVPILSALSLSTLFSGLAIFHYYKDCDPLLEGRIESRDQLMPLFAVDTMGQYPGLCGLFVSGIFSASLSSVSSAVSSLSTVTLEDYIKPLYKYIMKTPLQETESTLPSKIMACIYGIVCIGMAFTASSMGGVLQASLTIFGVVGGPLLALFTLGLFTTRANQRGVLLGLLIGLIFSFIIGFGGPKQPPTTLDFKDDGCSAAGNMTLVAEALTQAFNMTTAQPTTASPPIEYNWFFRLSYMWYCVIGFLITLIGGYVLSLLLEALKWADNKQIYLDHQQIDVDLFVPPLARRLRRHDAEELTKFQGA, translated from the exons ATGATGGAGCCGAGTTTTGATGGTTGGGACTTTGCCGTACTGATTACAGTACTGTCGATTTCGACTTCGATTGGCATTTACTATCGCTATACGGGCGGAAAGCAGAAAACAATCAAAGAATACCTCCTGGCCGATCAGAGTATGTCCACATTTCCGGTTGCTGTGAGCTTAATGGCGAGTTTTATGTCGTCTATCTCATTACTCGGTATATCCAACGAGAGTTATCAATTTGGCACCATGTTTTGTATAATCAATTTGTCGTACATCATAAGCACACCGATTATAGCATATTTATTCCTACCGGTCTTCTATCGCATGCGCACCATGAGCGTTTATGAATACTTGGAACGTCGTTTTGGTCACTCAACACGTCTCGCCGCTTCGATTGCCTACTCAATGCAGATGATACTTTACACGGGCATAGTACTTTATGCGCCAGCGTTAGCCCTGGAAGCTGTTACCGGTGTGAGCAAAGTTACCGCGATATCAGCTATTGGTTTAATTTGTACCTTCTATTCGACTATTGGTGGCCTAAAAGCTGTACTGATAACCGATGTCTTTCAATCGCTTTTAATGTTCGCTGCCATTTACGCAGTAATCGTCGTGTCGGCAATCAAAGCTGGTGGTCTGGCGCCAATTTGGCAGATAGCTGAGGAGCGTAATCGTATATATTTCACGGACTTTTCTTTGGATCCCACTGTGCGACATAGTTGGTTGAGTCTCATTATTGGTGGTATGGTGATATATATGTCAGTGAATGCTGTCAATCAGGTGCAAGTGCAACGGTTATTAAGTGTACGTAATTTGAAGAGCGCCCAGGCGGCAATATGGTGGAATGTACCTATTCTGAGCGCACTAAGCCTGAGCACATTGTTCAGTGGTTTAGCGATATTTCACTATTATAAAGATTGTGATCCCCTGCTGGAGGGTAGAATAGAATCAAGAGATCAACTGATGCCTTTATTTGCGGTGGATACAATGG GTCAATATCCTGGTTTATGTGGTCTCTTCGTGTCAGGCATATTTTCCGCCAGTCTTTCAAGCGTTTCATCAGCGGTCAGCTCACTATCGACTGTAACACTAGAGGACTACATCAAAccattatataaatacattatgAAAACACCGTTACAAGAAACAGAATCAACACTGCCGAGTAAAATTATGGCCTGCATTTACGGGATAGTCTGCATCGGTATGGCTTTCACAGCTAGTTCTATGGGCGGAGTCCTACAGGCATCTCTCACTATTTTCGGCGTAGTGGGTGGACCATTGTTGGCACTCTTCACACTCGGCTTATTTACAACGCGTGCGAATCAACGTGGCGTCCTTTTGGGCCTACTAATCGGTTTGATATTCTCCTTCATTATCGGTTTCGGCGGTCCGAAACAACCGCCAACTACCTTAGATTTTAAAGATGACGGTTGCTCAGCTGCTGGTAATATGACTTTGGTTGCCGAGGCCCTTACTCAGGCGTTCAATATGACAACCGCGCAACCAACAACAGCGTCGCCTCCAATTGAATATAACTGGTTCTTTAGATTGTCTTATATGTGGTATTGCGTAATTGGTTTTTTGATTACACTAATTGGTGGTTATGTTTTAAGTTTGCTATTGGAGGCTCTAAAATGGGCTGACAATAAGCAAATCTATCTGGATCATCAACAAATCGATGTCGACTTATTCGTACCACCACTGGCGCGAAGATTAAGACGGCACGACGCTGAGGAATTGACAAAGTTCCAAGGTGCCTAG
- the LOC105223849 gene encoding 40S ribosomal protein S18, producing MSLVIPDKFQHILRIMNTNIDGKRKVGIAMTAIKGVGRRYSNIVLKKADVDLTKRAGECTEEEVDKIVTIISNPLQYKVPNWFLNRQKDIIDGKYTQLTSSNLDSKLREDLERLKKIRSHRGLRHYWGLRVRGQHTKTTGRRGRTVGVSKKK from the exons TCGCTTGTGATACCAGATAAGTTCCAACACATTCTTCGTATTATGAATACGAACATCGATGGCAAACGCAAAGTTGGTATTGCCATGACCGCCATCAAGGGTGTGGGTCGCCGTTACTCCAACATTGTTTTGAAGAAGGCCGATGTTGATCTCACCAAACGCGCTGGTGAATGCACTGAGGAGGAG GTTGACAAGATTGTCACCATCATTTCCAACCCACTGCAATACAAAGTGCCCAACTGGTTCCTTAACAGACAAAAGGATATCATTGATGGCAAATACACCCAATTGACCTCATCCAATTTGGATTCAAAATTGCGTGAAGATTTGGAACGTTTGAAGAAGATCCGCTCTCACCGTGGTCTTCGTCACTACTGGGGTCTGCGTGTGCGTGGTCAGCACACCAAGACAACCGGTCGTCGCGGTCGCACTGTCGGTGTGTCGAAGAAGAAGTAA